From a region of the Poecile atricapillus isolate bPoeAtr1 chromosome 16, bPoeAtr1.hap1, whole genome shotgun sequence genome:
- the LOC131585589 gene encoding solute carrier family 2, facilitated glucose transporter member 11-like isoform X5 — protein MWFYVHLFHIHKFLNETWSSRYHKELNPDLLTFLWSVIASIFSLGGLCGALIGGSMAIRLGRKGALLMNNVIAILASILMGISFPTGLFELLIAGRFLIGINSGVGLCVQPLYIGEFAPKHLRGGLAMGTSIFLTGGILTGQIIGLRELLGGEKHWPLLLSSSCIPALAQLLFLPWFPESPRYLLIDRGDELSCAKALKRFHGSSEYRREMEDIQRECFALDGEKPKKPWQLFTDRGVRWQLITVIVMTMGQQLSGINAIYFYATYVFEQAGILAEKIPYVTLGTGVCECVTALSCGLLIDCVGRRCLIIGGYLLMTLWCTVLTFSLTYQELYSWVPYMSMTCVFAFILSFGLGPGGITNTLTAELFVQSSRPAAYMIAGTVSWISFFAVGMLFPFIVNGLKQYCFVVFLLECFFVAAFIFLIIPETKNKSFLEIKKEFHKLNYGRNARKKETELYERRQLQDEFLKISA, from the exons CATATACACAAGTTCTTAAACGAAACCTGGAGTAGTCGTTATCACAAGGAACTAAATCCAGATTTGCTGACTTTTctttggtctgtcattgcttCTATCTTTTCCCTTGGAGGCCTGTGTGGAGCCCTGATTGGAGGCAGCATGGCGATACGGCTGGGCAG GAAAGGAGCTCTTTTGATGAATAATGTTATAGCAATTCTAGCCTCCATTTTAATGGGGATCAGTTTCCCTACAGGATTGTTTGAGTTACTGATTGCTGGAAGGTTTTTGATTGGCATAAATTCAG GTGTTGGGCTCTGTGTGCAGCCTCTTTATATTGGGGAGTTTGCCCCAAAGCACTTAAGAGGTGGCTTGGCCATGGGGACTTCCATCTTTCTGACTGGGGGAATTCTGACAGGTCAAATAATTGGTTTGAG AGAATTATTAGGTGGAGAAAAGCATTGGCCTCTGTTGCTATCCAGCAGCTGTATTCCAGCATTAGCCCAACTTTTATTCCTTCCATGGTTTCCTGAAAGTCCCAGGTATCTTCTTATTGACAGAGGTgatgagctgagctgtgccaaAG CTTTGAAACGATTTCATGGCTCCTCAGAGTATCGAAGGGAGATGGAAGATATCCAGCGGGAATGTTTTGCCTTAGATGGGGAGAAACCCAAGAAGCCCTGGCAATTATTCACTGACCGTGGTGTGAGGTGGCAGCTCATCACTGTCATTGTGATGACAATGGGCCAACAGCTCAGTGGCATTAATGCT aTTTATTTCTACGCAACTTACGTTTTTGAACAAGCTGGGATCTTGGCAGAAAAAATCCCGTATGTGACACTGGGCACTGGAGTTTGTGAATGTGTCACAGCCCTCTCCTGT GGTTTGCTGATAGACTGTGTGGGAAGAAGATGCCTTATCATTGGGGGTTATCTCCTCATGacgctctggtgcactgttcTGACCTTCTCTCTGACTTACCAG GAGCTGTACTCCTGGGTGCCTTACATGAGCATGACGTGTGTATTTGCCTTCATCTTGAGCTTTGGGCTGGGCCCAG GTGGCATAACAAACACCCTGACAGCTGAGTTATTTGTACAGTCCTCACGTCCTGCTGCCTACATGATTGCAGGGACTGTGAGCTGGATTAGTTTCTTCGCAGTTGGGATGCTCTTTCCCTTCATAGTG aatggACTGAAGCAGTAttgttttgtggtgtttttaCTGGAGTGCTTCTTTGTTGCTGCTTTCATCTTTCTCATAATTCCTGAGACAAAAAACAAATCTTTTCTGGAGATCAAAAAGGAATTTCACAAGCTCAATTATGGAAGAAATGCCAGGAAAAAGGAAACGGAGCTTTATGAAAGAAGACAACTTCAAGatgaatttttaaagatttctgCATAA
- the LOC131585589 gene encoding solute carrier family 2, facilitated glucose transporter member 11-like isoform X6 — protein sequence MAPRHTHIHKFLNETWSSRYHKELNPDLLTFLWSVIASIFSLGGLCGALIGGSMAIRLGRKGALLMNNVIAILASILMGISFPTGLFELLIAGRFLIGINSGVGLCVQPLYIGEFAPKHLRGGLAMGTSIFLTGGILTGQIIGLRELLGGEKHWPLLLSSSCIPALAQLLFLPWFPESPRYLLIDRGDELSCAKALKRFHGSSEYRREMEDIQRECFALDGEKPKKPWQLFTDRGVRWQLITVIVMTMGQQLSGINAIYFYATYVFEQAGILAEKIPYVTLGTGVCECVTALSCGLLIDCVGRRCLIIGGYLLMTLWCTVLTFSLTYQELYSWVPYMSMTCVFAFILSFGLGPGGITNTLTAELFVQSSRPAAYMIAGTVSWISFFAVGMLFPFIVNGLKQYCFVVFLLECFFVAAFIFLIIPETKNKSFLEIKKEFHKLNYGRNARKKETELYERRQLQDEFLKISA from the exons CATATACACAAGTTCTTAAACGAAACCTGGAGTAGTCGTTATCACAAGGAACTAAATCCAGATTTGCTGACTTTTctttggtctgtcattgcttCTATCTTTTCCCTTGGAGGCCTGTGTGGAGCCCTGATTGGAGGCAGCATGGCGATACGGCTGGGCAG GAAAGGAGCTCTTTTGATGAATAATGTTATAGCAATTCTAGCCTCCATTTTAATGGGGATCAGTTTCCCTACAGGATTGTTTGAGTTACTGATTGCTGGAAGGTTTTTGATTGGCATAAATTCAG GTGTTGGGCTCTGTGTGCAGCCTCTTTATATTGGGGAGTTTGCCCCAAAGCACTTAAGAGGTGGCTTGGCCATGGGGACTTCCATCTTTCTGACTGGGGGAATTCTGACAGGTCAAATAATTGGTTTGAG AGAATTATTAGGTGGAGAAAAGCATTGGCCTCTGTTGCTATCCAGCAGCTGTATTCCAGCATTAGCCCAACTTTTATTCCTTCCATGGTTTCCTGAAAGTCCCAGGTATCTTCTTATTGACAGAGGTgatgagctgagctgtgccaaAG CTTTGAAACGATTTCATGGCTCCTCAGAGTATCGAAGGGAGATGGAAGATATCCAGCGGGAATGTTTTGCCTTAGATGGGGAGAAACCCAAGAAGCCCTGGCAATTATTCACTGACCGTGGTGTGAGGTGGCAGCTCATCACTGTCATTGTGATGACAATGGGCCAACAGCTCAGTGGCATTAATGCT aTTTATTTCTACGCAACTTACGTTTTTGAACAAGCTGGGATCTTGGCAGAAAAAATCCCGTATGTGACACTGGGCACTGGAGTTTGTGAATGTGTCACAGCCCTCTCCTGT GGTTTGCTGATAGACTGTGTGGGAAGAAGATGCCTTATCATTGGGGGTTATCTCCTCATGacgctctggtgcactgttcTGACCTTCTCTCTGACTTACCAG GAGCTGTACTCCTGGGTGCCTTACATGAGCATGACGTGTGTATTTGCCTTCATCTTGAGCTTTGGGCTGGGCCCAG GTGGCATAACAAACACCCTGACAGCTGAGTTATTTGTACAGTCCTCACGTCCTGCTGCCTACATGATTGCAGGGACTGTGAGCTGGATTAGTTTCTTCGCAGTTGGGATGCTCTTTCCCTTCATAGTG aatggACTGAAGCAGTAttgttttgtggtgtttttaCTGGAGTGCTTCTTTGTTGCTGCTTTCATCTTTCTCATAATTCCTGAGACAAAAAACAAATCTTTTCTGGAGATCAAAAAGGAATTTCACAAGCTCAATTATGGAAGAAATGCCAGGAAAAAGGAAACGGAGCTTTATGAAAGAAGACAACTTCAAGatgaatttttaaagatttctgCATAA
- the LOC131585589 gene encoding solute carrier family 2, facilitated glucose transporter member 11-like isoform X4 codes for MAPRHTLPSWTLFLAVCAVGIGGTFQYGYNVSIINAPTQHIHKFLNETWSSRYHKELNPDLLTFLWSVIASIFSLGGLCGALIGGSMAIRLGRKGALLMNNVIAILASILMGISFPTGLFELLIAGRFLIGINSGVGLCVQPLYIGEFAPKHLRGGLAMGTSIFLTGGILTGQIIGLRELLGGEKHWPLLLSSSCIPALAQLLFLPWFPESPRYLLIDRGDELSCAKALKRFHGSSEYRREMEDIQRECFALDGEKPKKPWQLFTDRGVRWQLITVIVMTMGQQLSGINAIYFYATYVFEQAGILAEKIPYVTLGTGVCECVTALSCGLLIDCVGRRCLIIGGYLLMTLWCTVLTFSLTYQELYSWVPYMSMTCVFAFILSFGLGPGGITNTLTAELFVQSSRPAAYMIAGTVSWISFFAVGMLFPFIVNGLKQYCFVVFLLECFFVAAFIFLIIPETKNKSFLEIKKEFHKLNYGRNARKKETELYERRQLQDEFLKISA; via the exons CATATACACAAGTTCTTAAACGAAACCTGGAGTAGTCGTTATCACAAGGAACTAAATCCAGATTTGCTGACTTTTctttggtctgtcattgcttCTATCTTTTCCCTTGGAGGCCTGTGTGGAGCCCTGATTGGAGGCAGCATGGCGATACGGCTGGGCAG GAAAGGAGCTCTTTTGATGAATAATGTTATAGCAATTCTAGCCTCCATTTTAATGGGGATCAGTTTCCCTACAGGATTGTTTGAGTTACTGATTGCTGGAAGGTTTTTGATTGGCATAAATTCAG GTGTTGGGCTCTGTGTGCAGCCTCTTTATATTGGGGAGTTTGCCCCAAAGCACTTAAGAGGTGGCTTGGCCATGGGGACTTCCATCTTTCTGACTGGGGGAATTCTGACAGGTCAAATAATTGGTTTGAG AGAATTATTAGGTGGAGAAAAGCATTGGCCTCTGTTGCTATCCAGCAGCTGTATTCCAGCATTAGCCCAACTTTTATTCCTTCCATGGTTTCCTGAAAGTCCCAGGTATCTTCTTATTGACAGAGGTgatgagctgagctgtgccaaAG CTTTGAAACGATTTCATGGCTCCTCAGAGTATCGAAGGGAGATGGAAGATATCCAGCGGGAATGTTTTGCCTTAGATGGGGAGAAACCCAAGAAGCCCTGGCAATTATTCACTGACCGTGGTGTGAGGTGGCAGCTCATCACTGTCATTGTGATGACAATGGGCCAACAGCTCAGTGGCATTAATGCT aTTTATTTCTACGCAACTTACGTTTTTGAACAAGCTGGGATCTTGGCAGAAAAAATCCCGTATGTGACACTGGGCACTGGAGTTTGTGAATGTGTCACAGCCCTCTCCTGT GGTTTGCTGATAGACTGTGTGGGAAGAAGATGCCTTATCATTGGGGGTTATCTCCTCATGacgctctggtgcactgttcTGACCTTCTCTCTGACTTACCAG GAGCTGTACTCCTGGGTGCCTTACATGAGCATGACGTGTGTATTTGCCTTCATCTTGAGCTTTGGGCTGGGCCCAG GTGGCATAACAAACACCCTGACAGCTGAGTTATTTGTACAGTCCTCACGTCCTGCTGCCTACATGATTGCAGGGACTGTGAGCTGGATTAGTTTCTTCGCAGTTGGGATGCTCTTTCCCTTCATAGTG aatggACTGAAGCAGTAttgttttgtggtgtttttaCTGGAGTGCTTCTTTGTTGCTGCTTTCATCTTTCTCATAATTCCTGAGACAAAAAACAAATCTTTTCTGGAGATCAAAAAGGAATTTCACAAGCTCAATTATGGAAGAAATGCCAGGAAAAAGGAAACGGAGCTTTATGAAAGAAGACAACTTCAAGatgaatttttaaagatttctgCATAA
- the LOC131585589 gene encoding solute carrier family 2, facilitated glucose transporter member 11-like isoform X7, with product MAIRLGRKGALLMNNVIAILASILMGISFPTGLFELLIAGRFLIGINSGVGLCVQPLYIGEFAPKHLRGGLAMGTSIFLTGGILTGQIIGLRELLGGEKHWPLLLSSSCIPALAQLLFLPWFPESPRYLLIDRGDELSCAKALKRFHGSSEYRREMEDIQRECFALDGEKPKKPWQLFTDRGVRWQLITVIVMTMGQQLSGINAIYFYATYVFEQAGILAEKIPYVTLGTGVCECVTALSCGLLIDCVGRRCLIIGGYLLMTLWCTVLTFSLTYQELYSWVPYMSMTCVFAFILSFGLGPGGITNTLTAELFVQSSRPAAYMIAGTVSWISFFAVGMLFPFIVNGLKQYCFVVFLLECFFVAAFIFLIIPETKNKSFLEIKKEFHKLNYGRNARKKETELYERRQLQDEFLKISA from the exons ATGGCGATACGGCTGGGCAG GAAAGGAGCTCTTTTGATGAATAATGTTATAGCAATTCTAGCCTCCATTTTAATGGGGATCAGTTTCCCTACAGGATTGTTTGAGTTACTGATTGCTGGAAGGTTTTTGATTGGCATAAATTCAG GTGTTGGGCTCTGTGTGCAGCCTCTTTATATTGGGGAGTTTGCCCCAAAGCACTTAAGAGGTGGCTTGGCCATGGGGACTTCCATCTTTCTGACTGGGGGAATTCTGACAGGTCAAATAATTGGTTTGAG AGAATTATTAGGTGGAGAAAAGCATTGGCCTCTGTTGCTATCCAGCAGCTGTATTCCAGCATTAGCCCAACTTTTATTCCTTCCATGGTTTCCTGAAAGTCCCAGGTATCTTCTTATTGACAGAGGTgatgagctgagctgtgccaaAG CTTTGAAACGATTTCATGGCTCCTCAGAGTATCGAAGGGAGATGGAAGATATCCAGCGGGAATGTTTTGCCTTAGATGGGGAGAAACCCAAGAAGCCCTGGCAATTATTCACTGACCGTGGTGTGAGGTGGCAGCTCATCACTGTCATTGTGATGACAATGGGCCAACAGCTCAGTGGCATTAATGCT aTTTATTTCTACGCAACTTACGTTTTTGAACAAGCTGGGATCTTGGCAGAAAAAATCCCGTATGTGACACTGGGCACTGGAGTTTGTGAATGTGTCACAGCCCTCTCCTGT GGTTTGCTGATAGACTGTGTGGGAAGAAGATGCCTTATCATTGGGGGTTATCTCCTCATGacgctctggtgcactgttcTGACCTTCTCTCTGACTTACCAG GAGCTGTACTCCTGGGTGCCTTACATGAGCATGACGTGTGTATTTGCCTTCATCTTGAGCTTTGGGCTGGGCCCAG GTGGCATAACAAACACCCTGACAGCTGAGTTATTTGTACAGTCCTCACGTCCTGCTGCCTACATGATTGCAGGGACTGTGAGCTGGATTAGTTTCTTCGCAGTTGGGATGCTCTTTCCCTTCATAGTG aatggACTGAAGCAGTAttgttttgtggtgtttttaCTGGAGTGCTTCTTTGTTGCTGCTTTCATCTTTCTCATAATTCCTGAGACAAAAAACAAATCTTTTCTGGAGATCAAAAAGGAATTTCACAAGCTCAATTATGGAAGAAATGCCAGGAAAAAGGAAACGGAGCTTTATGAAAGAAGACAACTTCAAGatgaatttttaaagatttctgCATAA
- the LOC131585589 gene encoding solute carrier family 2, facilitated glucose transporter member 11-like isoform X3, translating into MISLRINSQNRFSGLGCKLFVVLCVGLYKMLHIHHSFLLQHIHKFLNETWSSRYHKELNPDLLTFLWSVIASIFSLGGLCGALIGGSMAIRLGRKGALLMNNVIAILASILMGISFPTGLFELLIAGRFLIGINSGVGLCVQPLYIGEFAPKHLRGGLAMGTSIFLTGGILTGQIIGLRELLGGEKHWPLLLSSSCIPALAQLLFLPWFPESPRYLLIDRGDELSCAKALKRFHGSSEYRREMEDIQRECFALDGEKPKKPWQLFTDRGVRWQLITVIVMTMGQQLSGINAIYFYATYVFEQAGILAEKIPYVTLGTGVCECVTALSCGLLIDCVGRRCLIIGGYLLMTLWCTVLTFSLTYQELYSWVPYMSMTCVFAFILSFGLGPGGITNTLTAELFVQSSRPAAYMIAGTVSWISFFAVGMLFPFIVNGLKQYCFVVFLLECFFVAAFIFLIIPETKNKSFLEIKKEFHKLNYGRNARKKETELYERRQLQDEFLKISA; encoded by the exons ATGATATCTCTTAGAATTAACTCCCAGAATAGATTTTCAGGATTGGGGTGCAAGTTATTTGTAGTGCTATGTGTCGGGCTGTATAAAATGCTACACATTCATCACTCTTTTCTACTGCAGCATATACACAAGTTCTTAAACGAAACCTGGAGTAGTCGTTATCACAAGGAACTAAATCCAGATTTGCTGACTTTTctttggtctgtcattgcttCTATCTTTTCCCTTGGAGGCCTGTGTGGAGCCCTGATTGGAGGCAGCATGGCGATACGGCTGGGCAG GAAAGGAGCTCTTTTGATGAATAATGTTATAGCAATTCTAGCCTCCATTTTAATGGGGATCAGTTTCCCTACAGGATTGTTTGAGTTACTGATTGCTGGAAGGTTTTTGATTGGCATAAATTCAG GTGTTGGGCTCTGTGTGCAGCCTCTTTATATTGGGGAGTTTGCCCCAAAGCACTTAAGAGGTGGCTTGGCCATGGGGACTTCCATCTTTCTGACTGGGGGAATTCTGACAGGTCAAATAATTGGTTTGAG AGAATTATTAGGTGGAGAAAAGCATTGGCCTCTGTTGCTATCCAGCAGCTGTATTCCAGCATTAGCCCAACTTTTATTCCTTCCATGGTTTCCTGAAAGTCCCAGGTATCTTCTTATTGACAGAGGTgatgagctgagctgtgccaaAG CTTTGAAACGATTTCATGGCTCCTCAGAGTATCGAAGGGAGATGGAAGATATCCAGCGGGAATGTTTTGCCTTAGATGGGGAGAAACCCAAGAAGCCCTGGCAATTATTCACTGACCGTGGTGTGAGGTGGCAGCTCATCACTGTCATTGTGATGACAATGGGCCAACAGCTCAGTGGCATTAATGCT aTTTATTTCTACGCAACTTACGTTTTTGAACAAGCTGGGATCTTGGCAGAAAAAATCCCGTATGTGACACTGGGCACTGGAGTTTGTGAATGTGTCACAGCCCTCTCCTGT GGTTTGCTGATAGACTGTGTGGGAAGAAGATGCCTTATCATTGGGGGTTATCTCCTCATGacgctctggtgcactgttcTGACCTTCTCTCTGACTTACCAG GAGCTGTACTCCTGGGTGCCTTACATGAGCATGACGTGTGTATTTGCCTTCATCTTGAGCTTTGGGCTGGGCCCAG GTGGCATAACAAACACCCTGACAGCTGAGTTATTTGTACAGTCCTCACGTCCTGCTGCCTACATGATTGCAGGGACTGTGAGCTGGATTAGTTTCTTCGCAGTTGGGATGCTCTTTCCCTTCATAGTG aatggACTGAAGCAGTAttgttttgtggtgtttttaCTGGAGTGCTTCTTTGTTGCTGCTTTCATCTTTCTCATAATTCCTGAGACAAAAAACAAATCTTTTCTGGAGATCAAAAAGGAATTTCACAAGCTCAATTATGGAAGAAATGCCAGGAAAAAGGAAACGGAGCTTTATGAAAGAAGACAACTTCAAGatgaatttttaaagatttctgCATAA
- the LOC131585589 gene encoding solute carrier family 2, facilitated glucose transporter member 11-like isoform X2: protein MLRMEHQPLLRGSSSPCKLPSWTLFLAVCAVGIGGTFQYGYNVSIINAPTQHIHKFLNETWSSRYHKELNPDLLTFLWSVIASIFSLGGLCGALIGGSMAIRLGRKGALLMNNVIAILASILMGISFPTGLFELLIAGRFLIGINSGVGLCVQPLYIGEFAPKHLRGGLAMGTSIFLTGGILTGQIIGLRELLGGEKHWPLLLSSSCIPALAQLLFLPWFPESPRYLLIDRGDELSCAKALKRFHGSSEYRREMEDIQRECFALDGEKPKKPWQLFTDRGVRWQLITVIVMTMGQQLSGINAIYFYATYVFEQAGILAEKIPYVTLGTGVCECVTALSCGLLIDCVGRRCLIIGGYLLMTLWCTVLTFSLTYQELYSWVPYMSMTCVFAFILSFGLGPGGITNTLTAELFVQSSRPAAYMIAGTVSWISFFAVGMLFPFIVNGLKQYCFVVFLLECFFVAAFIFLIIPETKNKSFLEIKKEFHKLNYGRNARKKETELYERRQLQDEFLKISA from the exons CATATACACAAGTTCTTAAACGAAACCTGGAGTAGTCGTTATCACAAGGAACTAAATCCAGATTTGCTGACTTTTctttggtctgtcattgcttCTATCTTTTCCCTTGGAGGCCTGTGTGGAGCCCTGATTGGAGGCAGCATGGCGATACGGCTGGGCAG GAAAGGAGCTCTTTTGATGAATAATGTTATAGCAATTCTAGCCTCCATTTTAATGGGGATCAGTTTCCCTACAGGATTGTTTGAGTTACTGATTGCTGGAAGGTTTTTGATTGGCATAAATTCAG GTGTTGGGCTCTGTGTGCAGCCTCTTTATATTGGGGAGTTTGCCCCAAAGCACTTAAGAGGTGGCTTGGCCATGGGGACTTCCATCTTTCTGACTGGGGGAATTCTGACAGGTCAAATAATTGGTTTGAG AGAATTATTAGGTGGAGAAAAGCATTGGCCTCTGTTGCTATCCAGCAGCTGTATTCCAGCATTAGCCCAACTTTTATTCCTTCCATGGTTTCCTGAAAGTCCCAGGTATCTTCTTATTGACAGAGGTgatgagctgagctgtgccaaAG CTTTGAAACGATTTCATGGCTCCTCAGAGTATCGAAGGGAGATGGAAGATATCCAGCGGGAATGTTTTGCCTTAGATGGGGAGAAACCCAAGAAGCCCTGGCAATTATTCACTGACCGTGGTGTGAGGTGGCAGCTCATCACTGTCATTGTGATGACAATGGGCCAACAGCTCAGTGGCATTAATGCT aTTTATTTCTACGCAACTTACGTTTTTGAACAAGCTGGGATCTTGGCAGAAAAAATCCCGTATGTGACACTGGGCACTGGAGTTTGTGAATGTGTCACAGCCCTCTCCTGT GGTTTGCTGATAGACTGTGTGGGAAGAAGATGCCTTATCATTGGGGGTTATCTCCTCATGacgctctggtgcactgttcTGACCTTCTCTCTGACTTACCAG GAGCTGTACTCCTGGGTGCCTTACATGAGCATGACGTGTGTATTTGCCTTCATCTTGAGCTTTGGGCTGGGCCCAG GTGGCATAACAAACACCCTGACAGCTGAGTTATTTGTACAGTCCTCACGTCCTGCTGCCTACATGATTGCAGGGACTGTGAGCTGGATTAGTTTCTTCGCAGTTGGGATGCTCTTTCCCTTCATAGTG aatggACTGAAGCAGTAttgttttgtggtgtttttaCTGGAGTGCTTCTTTGTTGCTGCTTTCATCTTTCTCATAATTCCTGAGACAAAAAACAAATCTTTTCTGGAGATCAAAAAGGAATTTCACAAGCTCAATTATGGAAGAAATGCCAGGAAAAAGGAAACGGAGCTTTATGAAAGAAGACAACTTCAAGatgaatttttaaagatttctgCATAA